The Pseudomonas benzenivorans region GACGCAACTCCTCGGCCATCTTGGCGACGAAGAAGGTGATCAGCGCCGCGGCCAGGGCGAAGCTCAGCCACATGCCGTAGATCAGCAGGCTCTCCCGCGGTCCCGGGGGCAACTCCAGGGGATGGGACCACACCAGCAGCAGGGTATAGCCGGCCAGGGCCAGGCCGGACAGGACGATGGTGAACAGCCAGGGCAGGGTCGCCGCGGCGATGGTCAGGGGCACCAGGTAGTAGGACACGAAGGGGTTGGTCGAGCCGCCGGTGTAGTACAGCAGCACGCTGTGGATGATCAGGTCGCAGCCCAGCTGCACCGCGTACTCCTGCTCGGTGACCGGCCAGGGGCCGCGCAGGCGCACGGCGGTGAGCAGGCAGAGGACGAAGGACACGCCCAGGGTGACGCTGAGTTCCAGCCAGGGCAGGGGCAGCAGGCCCGAGTGGTAGGCCAGGCCCACCGAGCCGGCCTGCGCGGCCAGCACCAGGATACGAATCAGGGTCAGGCGCCAGAGGTTCTGTCGACTGGCCGACAACAACTGCACGGGTGCGAGCATGGGCTCTCCAGATAGCCGCGGTTTGCGAGCCGAGCGAGTATAACCAAGGCTCCGCGCCGCCCACTGCGGCAACTGGCCGCAGCGGGCGTGTTTCGACGACGCCTGAGCAGGACTCGCACTATTTCGCGAAAACAGGAACTGCGGCCAACCCGGAAAGTCGGATAACTTCGTCTACCCCAGGAATGCGCACGCCCGTGCGCGCAATGCTCACAAGGAGCCGTCATGCAGCCACTATCCCGTCTCGCCACTGCCCTCGCCCTCGGGGCCGCCACCCTGCTCAGCCTCCCCGCCCTGGCCGACGAGGCGCGCTACAACCAGGTCGCCCTGCGTGCCGAGGTCAGCCAGGAGATCGCCCACGACCTGATGCACGTCACCCTCTACAGCGAGGCCCAGGACGACGATCCGGCCAGGCTTGCCGCGCAGATCACCCGCACCCTGAACGACGCCGTCAAGCAGGCCCGCGCCGCCAAAGGGGTCAGCGTGGCCCTCGGCAGCCGCCACAGCTACCCGGTCTACGACGACAAGCGCCAGCAGATCACCGCCTGGCGCGAGCGCGCCGAGCTGCGCCTGGAAAGCGCCGACTTCGCCGCGTTGTCGAAACTCACCGGCCAGATGCTGGAGACACTGAAGATGGCCGGCATGGACTTCAGCATCGCCGCACCGACCCGCAAGCGCCACGAGGACGCCCTGCTCAAGGATGCCGTGACGGCCTTCAAGGCCCGCGCCCAGCTGGCCACCGAGGCCCTCGGCGGCAGCGGCTACAAGCTGGTCAGTCTCAACCTCAACAGCGGTGGTTTCCAGCCGCCGATGCCGATGCGCATGGCCAAGGGCATGGCGAT contains the following coding sequences:
- a CDS encoding SIMPL domain-containing protein (The SIMPL domain is named for its presence in mouse protein SIMPL (signalling molecule that associates with mouse pelle-like kinase). Bacterial member BP26, from Brucella, was shown to assemble into a channel-like structure, while YggE from E. coli has been associated with resistance to oxidative stress.), whose product is MQPLSRLATALALGAATLLSLPALADEARYNQVALRAEVSQEIAHDLMHVTLYSEAQDDDPARLAAQITRTLNDAVKQARAAKGVSVALGSRHSYPVYDDKRQQITAWRERAELRLESADFAALSKLTGQMLETLKMAGMDFSIAAPTRKRHEDALLKDAVTAFKARAQLATEALGGSGYKLVSLNLNSGGFQPPMPMRMAKGMAMMEAAPTPEIEAGTSQVTINADGVIEVQMP